Proteins encoded by one window of Gloeocapsa sp. PCC 73106:
- the leuS gene encoding leucine--tRNA ligase: MNKKTFRGISVQSRYNAAAIESKWQAHWTESGLDQTLTDSVKPKFYALSMFPYPSGNLHMGHVRNYVITDVVARVKRMQGYRVLHPMGWDAFGLPAENAAIERGIPPASWTEQNIAQMRKQLQQLGLSIDWNKEVATCKPEYYRWTQWLFLQFYDMGLAYQKEAAVNWDPIDQTVLANEQVDNEGRSWRSGAKVERKLLSQWFLKITDYAEELLQDLEGLTGWPERVKTMQANWIGKSVGAYLEFPVMAQDSKISVFTTRPDTVYGVTYLVLAPEHPLTLSITTPERLEVVKAFIAKVKDQSEIERTAEDKPKQGVLTGAKAINPFNGQEVPILIADYVLYEYGTGAVMGVPAHDARDFKFAKEQNLDIRRVIVSEAPQEPLSEAYTDAGILINSDQFDGISSTEAKNAIIEYAQTQEFGKAKVQYRLRDWLISRQRYWGTPIPIIHCLDCGIVPVPESDLPVKLPDDVEFSGRGPSPLAKLEEWVQVTCPRCGQPARRETDTMDTFIDSSWYFLRYTDAVNDQEAFAQDKVNDWMPVNQYVGGIEHAILHLLYSRFFTKVLRDRGLLNFTEPFERLLTQGMVQGMTYKNPLTGKYIPSNAVNLTNPQDPDTGAPLDVFYEKMSKSKYNGVDPQQVIAKYGADTARMFILFKAPPEKDLEWDDADVEGQYRFLNRVWRLVTEEGTKASNPSTQAQKELKRSIHTAIQAVSEDLEGDYQFNTAISELMKLSNALNEFGCSDIPVYKEGIETLLKLIAPFAPHVAEELWQHLGYTDSIHRQSWPLFDPSALIVDEITLVIQVMGKTRGTIQVPAASDRPTLEKYALESEVAQRHLEGKQVKKVIVVPGKLVNFVL, encoded by the coding sequence ATGAATAAGAAAACATTTAGGGGGATATCTGTGCAGTCCCGATATAACGCAGCAGCAATCGAGTCAAAATGGCAAGCTCATTGGACAGAATCAGGATTAGACCAAACTTTAACAGACTCTGTCAAACCCAAATTTTACGCACTATCGATGTTTCCCTATCCCTCTGGGAACCTCCATATGGGTCATGTTCGTAACTATGTAATTACGGACGTAGTTGCCCGCGTCAAACGTATGCAGGGTTATCGCGTACTCCATCCGATGGGTTGGGATGCTTTTGGCTTACCCGCAGAAAATGCAGCGATTGAGCGGGGAATTCCTCCTGCGTCTTGGACAGAGCAAAATATCGCTCAGATGAGAAAGCAACTGCAGCAACTGGGACTATCTATAGACTGGAATAAAGAAGTAGCCACTTGTAAACCAGAGTATTATCGTTGGACCCAATGGTTATTTTTGCAATTCTACGACATGGGTTTAGCTTATCAAAAAGAAGCCGCGGTTAACTGGGATCCAATCGATCAAACGGTTTTAGCCAATGAACAAGTAGATAACGAAGGGCGTTCTTGGCGATCGGGGGCTAAAGTAGAGCGCAAACTTCTAAGTCAATGGTTTTTGAAAATCACCGACTACGCAGAAGAATTACTACAAGACTTGGAGGGGTTGACAGGTTGGCCCGAAAGAGTCAAAACCATGCAAGCTAACTGGATTGGCAAGTCGGTGGGAGCTTATTTAGAATTTCCTGTGATGGCTCAAGACAGTAAAATCTCCGTGTTTACCACTCGTCCCGATACGGTATATGGGGTAACCTACTTAGTATTAGCCCCAGAACACCCTTTAACTCTCTCTATTACCACTCCAGAACGTTTAGAAGTAGTTAAAGCCTTTATCGCTAAGGTAAAAGACCAAAGTGAAATTGAGAGAACAGCAGAAGATAAGCCTAAACAAGGAGTATTAACAGGCGCCAAGGCGATTAATCCTTTTAATGGACAAGAAGTCCCAATTTTAATCGCTGACTACGTGCTCTACGAATACGGTACAGGTGCAGTGATGGGGGTACCCGCTCACGACGCTCGGGATTTTAAGTTCGCTAAAGAGCAAAATTTGGACATACGTAGGGTTATAGTCTCAGAAGCACCACAAGAACCCCTGTCAGAAGCTTATACCGATGCAGGGATACTGATAAATTCAGATCAATTTGACGGAATAAGTTCTACAGAAGCTAAAAACGCGATTATAGAATACGCTCAAACTCAAGAATTCGGTAAAGCCAAAGTTCAGTACCGTCTAAGAGATTGGCTGATTTCCCGTCAACGCTACTGGGGTACCCCTATTCCTATTATTCACTGTCTTGATTGTGGCATAGTACCAGTACCAGAATCAGATTTACCGGTGAAACTGCCAGATGATGTAGAATTTAGCGGTCGCGGTCCCTCCCCTCTAGCTAAATTAGAAGAATGGGTACAGGTAACTTGTCCGCGCTGTGGTCAACCCGCTCGCAGGGAAACCGATACTATGGATACTTTTATTGATTCTTCCTGGTATTTTCTGCGCTACACTGACGCCGTTAACGATCAAGAGGCTTTTGCTCAGGATAAGGTTAATGATTGGATGCCTGTTAATCAGTACGTAGGTGGTATTGAACACGCGATATTACACTTACTTTATTCTCGCTTCTTTACTAAGGTTCTGCGCGATCGCGGTTTGCTAAACTTTACAGAACCTTTTGAGCGTCTTTTAACCCAGGGAATGGTGCAGGGAATGACTTATAAAAATCCCCTCACCGGCAAGTATATACCTTCAAATGCGGTTAATCTCACTAATCCCCAAGATCCAGACACGGGAGCTCCTTTAGATGTATTCTACGAGAAAATGTCTAAATCCAAATATAATGGCGTGGATCCTCAACAAGTAATCGCTAAGTATGGAGCGGATACAGCAAGGATGTTTATTCTCTTTAAAGCTCCTCCAGAAAAAGATTTAGAATGGGATGACGCCGATGTAGAGGGACAATATCGTTTTTTAAATAGAGTCTGGCGTCTGGTGACAGAAGAGGGAACAAAAGCCTCAAACCCATCAACTCAGGCTCAAAAAGAACTCAAACGCAGTATCCATACCGCTATTCAAGCCGTATCTGAGGATTTGGAGGGTGATTATCAGTTTAATACCGCCATTTCTGAATTGATGAAGCTCAGTAATGCTCTCAATGAGTTTGGTTGTTCCGATATTCCTGTGTATAAAGAGGGAATAGAAACTCTGCTCAAGCTAATTGCTCCTTTTGCGCCCCATGTAGCAGAGGAGTTATGGCAACATTTGGGTTATACCGATTCGATTCATCGACAAAGTTGGCCCCTATTCGATCCCAGTGCTTTAATAGTAGATGAGATAACTTTAGTGATTCAAGTTATGGGTAAAACCAGAGGTACAATTCAAGTACCCGCGGCGAGCGATCGCCCTACATTGGAAAAATACGCCCTTGAGTCAGAAGTAGCCCAACGCCATCTTGAGGGTAAACAGGTCAAGAAAGTTATTGTCGTACCTGGAAAGCTCGTTAATTTCGTACTCTAG
- a CDS encoding NAD+ synthase produces the protein MKIAIAQLNPVIGDLTGNAAKILASAQKATTLDADLLLTPELSLCGYPPRDLLLNPNFIESMSTTVDSLSQQLPCKTLVGTVQKNHHADSEGEKTLYNTMALLSKGQVEKSFVKRLLPTYDVFDEHRYFASGKESGLFLLHSYRIGVTICEDLWNDEQFWGKRSYRVNPVAELAALGVDLIVNLSASPYTVGKQRFREKMLRHVVKRYNIPLIYVNQVGGNDDLIFDGHSLALNRQGEIICRAQGFAEDLLLIEFDPLSRDLLPTTLNPLPSCETAEIWSALVLGVKDYTRKCGFKQVILGLSGGIDSALVAAIAAEALGSNNVLGVMMPSPYSSEGSVTDATALADNLGIKTHKLPIETLMTSYDQVLAPLFAGTEFGIAEENIQSRIRGNLLMAIANKFGYLLISTGNKSEIAVGYCTLYGDMNGGLAVIADLPKTLVFSLCHWLNREKSLIPENILLKPPSAELKPDQIDQDSLPSYDILDDILEQSIQQHRSFGEIIASGHDRSVVEKVLKLVARAEFKRKQSPPGLKVTDRAFGTGWRMPIASQSVHFS, from the coding sequence ATGAAAATAGCGATCGCACAACTCAATCCCGTCATTGGCGATCTAACTGGTAACGCCGCTAAAATCTTAGCGTCAGCCCAAAAAGCAACAACTCTGGACGCTGATTTACTCTTAACTCCTGAATTATCCCTCTGTGGTTATCCTCCTAGAGATTTATTGCTTAATCCTAATTTTATTGAGTCCATGTCTACTACTGTAGATAGTCTTAGTCAGCAACTCCCTTGTAAAACTCTAGTGGGTACCGTACAAAAGAATCATCATGCGGATTCAGAAGGAGAAAAGACACTCTACAACACTATGGCACTCCTAAGTAAGGGTCAAGTTGAAAAAAGCTTCGTCAAGCGCTTATTGCCAACTTATGACGTTTTTGATGAGCATCGCTACTTTGCCTCAGGAAAAGAGAGTGGGTTGTTTCTGCTACACTCTTACCGTATTGGCGTAACTATCTGTGAAGATCTCTGGAATGACGAACAGTTTTGGGGAAAACGAAGCTATCGCGTTAATCCTGTTGCCGAATTAGCGGCTTTAGGGGTTGATTTAATAGTTAATCTCTCCGCTTCTCCCTATACCGTGGGCAAGCAGAGGTTTCGAGAAAAAATGTTGCGCCACGTTGTTAAACGCTACAATATCCCTCTGATTTACGTCAATCAAGTTGGAGGTAATGATGACCTGATTTTTGATGGTCACAGTTTGGCGTTGAATCGTCAAGGGGAGATTATCTGTCGCGCTCAAGGTTTTGCAGAGGATTTATTGTTGATTGAGTTTGATCCTCTCAGTCGAGATTTACTCCCCACTACGCTTAACCCTCTTCCTAGTTGCGAAACGGCAGAAATTTGGTCAGCTTTGGTATTGGGCGTTAAAGACTATACCCGCAAGTGTGGTTTTAAACAAGTTATTTTAGGATTGAGTGGGGGAATTGATTCTGCTCTAGTGGCCGCGATCGCAGCAGAAGCCCTAGGTTCTAACAATGTTCTGGGGGTGATGATGCCCTCTCCCTATAGTTCTGAGGGTTCTGTAACCGATGCTACAGCTTTAGCTGATAATTTGGGTATAAAAACGCATAAATTGCCAATTGAAACTTTGATGACTAGTTATGATCAGGTTTTAGCCCCTTTGTTTGCAGGTACAGAATTCGGAATAGCGGAAGAAAACATACAATCTCGCATTCGGGGCAATTTACTGATGGCGATCGCTAATAAGTTCGGCTATCTACTTATTTCTACTGGTAATAAGTCAGAGATAGCGGTTGGTTATTGTACTCTCTACGGCGACATGAATGGGGGTTTAGCCGTAATCGCTGATTTGCCCAAAACATTGGTTTTCAGTCTTTGTCATTGGCTCAACCGGGAAAAATCACTGATACCAGAAAATATCCTGCTCAAACCTCCTTCTGCTGAATTAAAGCCCGATCAAATAGATCAAGATTCACTACCGTCTTACGATATTCTCGATGATATTCTCGAGCAAAGCATCCAACAACATCGCTCCTTTGGTGAAATCATCGCTAGTGGCCACGATCGCTCTGTAGTTGAAAAAGTGCTAAAACTAGTCGCTCGCGCTGAATTTAAACGCAAACAAAGCCCCCCTGGTTTAAAGGTGACTGATCGCGCCTTTGGTACTGGTTGGCGTATGCCCATCGCTAGCCAAAGTGTCCATTTTTCTTAA
- a CDS encoding crossover junction endodeoxyribonuclease RuvC produces MSELKCLGIDPGLSIIGWALLTGDESEHPHLMDYGTIETKKQLSTPERLLIIETDMVDLIRELQPSLIAIEMPFFSREIKAAGGVLQALGIINLVCYRERKIIPILLHQSSWKGHLGNGRAKKAEVAFMVQSLFDLPNLPINDTVDAIGIAYAAFCGLRNYIS; encoded by the coding sequence ATGAGTGAATTAAAGTGTCTGGGAATCGATCCGGGCTTGAGTATCATCGGTTGGGCATTGTTAACGGGTGATGAATCCGAACACCCCCATCTTATGGACTACGGTACGATTGAAACAAAGAAACAACTTTCTACACCCGAGAGACTTTTAATCATTGAAACGGATATGGTGGATTTAATTAGAGAATTGCAGCCTAGTTTAATCGCCATTGAGATGCCATTTTTTTCCAGGGAAATTAAAGCCGCAGGAGGAGTACTCCAAGCCCTGGGTATTATTAATCTGGTTTGTTATCGCGAGCGTAAAATTATCCCTATCTTATTGCATCAATCATCTTGGAAAGGACACTTGGGTAACGGTAGGGCTAAAAAAGCAGAAGTAGCTTTTATGGTGCAATCTCTCTTCGATTTACCCAATTTACCGATAAACGATACTGTGGACGCGATCGGTATTGCCTACGCCGCTTTTTGTGGCTTACGCAATTATATTAGCTAA
- a CDS encoding LD-carboxypeptidase — MRYPDWLQHGDKVRAIAPSGGLRSQTQFKQGIDIWRSRGYRVTISDQCQKIMGYLAGTDAQRRQALQNAWEDPDCKAIICARGGYGCTRLLEKWSWQDLDLTSPKWLIGFSDITALLWSLGKVGIASVHGPVVTTLASEPDWSVKRFFSLLEGCKPEPLLGKAFAGGKATGLLLPGNLTVATHLLHTPCQPSLEGVILALEEVTEVPYRIDRLLTQWRMSGLLQQVKGIALGRFSRCQAPGEVPSWTVEEVLTDRLGDLGIPIVSDLPFGHDGENAALILGAKVELDGDLGLLIHE, encoded by the coding sequence GTGAGGTATCCCGACTGGTTACAACACGGTGATAAAGTAAGAGCGATCGCCCCCAGTGGTGGTTTACGTTCTCAAACCCAATTTAAGCAGGGAATAGATATATGGCGATCGCGTGGCTATCGCGTCACGATTAGTGACCAATGTCAGAAAATTATGGGTTATTTAGCAGGAACGGACGCCCAAAGACGTCAAGCACTACAAAACGCCTGGGAAGATCCTGACTGCAAAGCGATTATCTGCGCCCGAGGTGGTTATGGGTGTACCAGATTACTAGAAAAATGGTCTTGGCAAGATTTAGACTTAACTTCTCCCAAATGGTTAATTGGTTTTTCCGATATTACCGCCCTGTTGTGGAGTTTAGGCAAAGTAGGTATAGCTAGCGTCCATGGTCCAGTCGTAACTACTTTAGCTTCTGAACCCGATTGGTCGGTAAAACGTTTTTTTAGTCTGTTAGAGGGATGCAAACCCGAACCACTCTTAGGAAAAGCCTTTGCTGGGGGTAAAGCTACCGGGTTATTGCTACCAGGGAATCTAACCGTAGCTACTCACTTATTACATACTCCCTGTCAACCCTCCTTAGAGGGAGTGATTTTAGCATTAGAAGAAGTGACGGAGGTACCCTATCGTATTGATCGCCTGTTGACTCAGTGGCGTATGTCAGGATTACTACAACAAGTAAAAGGTATTGCCTTAGGACGTTTTAGTCGTTGTCAAGCACCTGGGGAAGTTCCCAGTTGGACGGTGGAGGAAGTTTTAACCGATCGCCTGGGGGATTTGGGGATTCCCATAGTCTCGGATTTGCCATTTGGTCATGATGGAGAGAACGCCGCCTTGATTTTGGGGGCAAAAGTAGAATTAGACGGCGATTTAGGTTTATTGATTCATGAGTGA
- a CDS encoding ABC transporter substrate-binding protein: MKLAKVIVILLLLCCLNACQSPTQSENGVNKITFWHGINPPENRDVFNELLAKFNENNPEVQVEAIYIGQPDQQIPKIISSVVGNQPPDLLWYVPQITGKLLELGAIKPLGDWLENSSIKTEIIPVMLTTMELNGEIWSIPFATNNAAMFYRPSLFTQAGITKLPETWSELAEVAGKLTKDLDGDGKIDQHGLLLSLGKGEWTVFVWLPFIYSAEGELLVENKPQLVNAGTVKALEFGRDLVETGVANLSPPERGYELDQFIAGKVAMQITGPWTLGQLNQTGIDFDAFPIPALATKAAVLGGENIFLFKTNPAREAAALKFLEYILSEEFQTEWAIKSGYLPINIKAEQSETYQAFLKANPILEVFIKQMEWARSRPIISNYTTLSENLGRAIEASLLGQTTPEESLAASQKRLEAN, from the coding sequence ATGAAACTAGCTAAAGTTATTGTCATTCTACTGTTATTGTGTTGTTTAAACGCTTGTCAATCTCCTACTCAGAGTGAAAACGGCGTCAATAAAATAACTTTTTGGCACGGTATTAATCCTCCTGAAAATAGAGATGTTTTCAACGAATTATTAGCTAAATTTAATGAGAATAATCCCGAGGTTCAGGTAGAAGCAATTTATATCGGTCAACCGGATCAACAAATTCCTAAAATTATCTCATCCGTGGTGGGAAATCAACCCCCCGATTTACTATGGTACGTACCACAAATTACGGGAAAATTGTTAGAATTAGGAGCAATTAAACCTCTGGGAGATTGGCTAGAAAACTCCAGTATAAAAACAGAGATTATCCCAGTCATGTTGACAACGATGGAATTAAATGGAGAGATTTGGTCGATTCCCTTTGCTACTAATAATGCGGCTATGTTTTATCGTCCCAGTTTGTTTACTCAAGCGGGTATAACTAAACTTCCTGAAACTTGGTCAGAATTAGCAGAGGTAGCAGGGAAATTAACTAAGGATTTAGATGGCGATGGTAAAATCGATCAACATGGTTTATTACTATCACTCGGTAAAGGGGAATGGACAGTATTCGTCTGGCTACCTTTTATCTATAGCGCTGAGGGAGAATTATTAGTAGAAAATAAACCCCAATTAGTAAATGCTGGTACGGTTAAAGCTTTAGAATTTGGCAGAGATTTAGTAGAAACGGGGGTCGCTAATTTATCTCCACCAGAAAGAGGTTATGAGTTAGATCAGTTTATCGCTGGTAAGGTTGCTATGCAGATAACTGGACCTTGGACTTTGGGACAGTTGAATCAAACCGGGATAGATTTTGATGCTTTTCCGATTCCTGCTTTAGCCACAAAAGCCGCAGTTTTGGGAGGGGAAAATATCTTTTTATTTAAAACGAATCCCGCTAGAGAGGCAGCAGCATTAAAATTTTTAGAGTATATTTTAAGCGAAGAGTTTCAAACAGAATGGGCAATCAAAAGTGGCTACTTACCTATTAATATCAAAGCTGAACAGAGTGAGACTTATCAAGCTTTTCTCAAGGCAAATCCTATCTTAGAAGTATTTATTAAACAAATGGAATGGGCGCGGTCTCGTCCAATTATTTCTAACTATACTACCCTATCGGAAAATTTAGGTAGAGCGATAGAAGCTTCTTTACTCGGTCAAACAACCCCTGAAGAATCTCTGGCTGCATCTCAAAAACGTTTGGAAGCTAATTAA
- a CDS encoding XRE family transcriptional regulator — MSSHKKYKEIKKDFSSERIEEIKKGADTIRKELDILHELSKLAGVTEEKLIDILQTKYPYFSENNELSNLTLNGLMQVIVALGCSIDITINFPEKTPMQFSQVENFFLKEEETKYLVINKHKKK, encoded by the coding sequence ATGAGTAGCCACAAAAAATATAAGGAAATAAAGAAAGACTTTTCTAGTGAAAGAATAGAAGAAATAAAAAAAGGTGCAGATACAATCCGCAAGGAACTGGATATTTTACATGAGCTTTCTAAATTAGCAGGAGTTACAGAAGAAAAGTTAATAGATATTTTACAAACAAAATACCCTTATTTTTCTGAAAATAATGAACTTAGTAATCTTACATTAAATGGTCTTATGCAAGTTATTGTAGCTCTTGGATGCTCTATAGATATAACAATAAATTTTCCAGAAAAAACACCTATGCAATTTTCCCAAGTAGAAAATTTCTTTTTAAAAGAGGAAGAAACTAAGTACCTGGTCATAAATAAACATAAAAAAAAATAA
- a CDS encoding type II toxin-antitoxin system RelE/ParE family toxin, whose protein sequence is MWEIIFHRDFEEWFFEQNEEVQNSIAMVLDTLEERGTNLGRPYVDTLKASKLPNLKELRVQHKGDPYRIIFIFDPQRQAVLLVAENKKGDNRWYEKNIPIAEKRYKQYLEETKGGEVL, encoded by the coding sequence GTGTGGGAAATTATTTTTCATAGAGATTTTGAAGAGTGGTTTTTTGAGCAAAATGAAGAAGTTCAAAACTCTATAGCTATGGTGTTAGATACTCTGGAAGAACGAGGAACTAATTTAGGTCGTCCTTATGTAGATACGTTAAAAGCTTCCAAATTACCAAACCTTAAAGAGTTAAGGGTGCAGCATAAAGGAGATCCTTATAGAATAATTTTTATATTCGACCCGCAAAGACAAGCAGTATTGCTTGTAGCTGAGAATAAAAAGGGAGATAATCGATGGTATGAAAAAAACATTCCCATAGCAGAAAAGCGCTATAAACAATATTTAGAAGAAACTAAAGGGGGAGAAGTACTATGA
- a CDS encoding stage II sporulation protein M — MNIHRWIARRSADWQRLDTLLKRIETQGLKALAAKELTELGSLYRSVSGDLARAKTHQVGKILTQDLQKLTSRSYVQIYRGLRHQEWQKARYFYREGFPATVRETLPYTLLAILMFLVPALIAWWYAWRDPVFLSLVVPEELITMVRDEQKLWMGSIVGVEPLASSNIMVNNISVSFNAVAGGITGGLLTLYILAFNGLHIGAIATLVGQNNLAYPFWAFVLPHGSLELPAIFLAGGAGLLIARGLLFPGKYRRRDALRYYGEQAAKLVLGIIPMLVIAGIIEGFFSPSPLIPDIFKYVVGVGIFSLFFKYCQGK; from the coding sequence ATGAATATTCACCGTTGGATCGCGCGACGCTCTGCTGATTGGCAGCGTTTGGATACTTTGTTAAAACGAATAGAAACCCAGGGTTTAAAGGCTTTGGCAGCTAAGGAACTTACCGAATTAGGCAGTTTATATCGTTCCGTCTCCGGGGATTTAGCTAGGGCAAAAACTCATCAAGTGGGCAAAATATTAACTCAAGATTTACAAAAGTTAACATCTAGAAGTTATGTACAAATCTATCGAGGTTTACGTCATCAGGAATGGCAAAAAGCACGGTATTTCTATCGTGAGGGGTTTCCTGCTACTGTAAGAGAAACGTTGCCTTATACTCTTTTAGCAATTTTAATGTTTTTAGTACCCGCTCTGATCGCTTGGTGGTACGCTTGGCGAGATCCCGTCTTTCTTTCTTTAGTAGTCCCTGAGGAACTAATTACCATGGTTCGAGATGAACAAAAGTTATGGATGGGCTCGATTGTGGGTGTTGAACCTCTAGCTTCTAGTAATATCATGGTTAATAATATCTCAGTGAGTTTCAACGCGGTAGCAGGGGGAATCACAGGGGGGCTTTTAACGCTTTATATTCTCGCTTTTAATGGTTTGCATATTGGGGCGATCGCTACTCTAGTAGGTCAAAATAATCTAGCTTATCCCTTTTGGGCTTTTGTATTACCTCACGGTTCCCTAGAGTTACCGGCGATTTTTTTAGCAGGTGGTGCTGGTTTACTCATTGCTAGAGGTTTATTATTTCCCGGTAAATATCGTCGTCGAGACGCGCTTAGATACTATGGTGAACAAGCAGCTAAACTAGTCTTGGGTATTATTCCTATGTTGGTAATCGCTGGGATTATCGAGGGCTTTTTCTCCCCGAGTCCCCTCATACCTGATATCTTTAAATACGTGGTAGGAGTAGGGATATTCAGCTTATTCTTTAAGTATTGTCAAGGGAAATAG
- a CDS encoding RDD family protein, producing the protein MGLFNRVNLETPESVELEFNLAGIGNRAYALCLDYLVLGIVVIVVLVVWAFAYIYILDFLPELGKWLLAVQILMVFFFYTSYFVFFETLWQGQTPGKRWTKIRVISDDGTEVSLTQSLLRALLRPIDDLFFIGSFLIVFSKSEKRLGDLVAGTLVVKEENSKTNLQIAIAPETQQLAEIIQQRTEVSQLLPEEFATIREYLQRRRDLTSVARNSIGYKLADRVMKLLGLETIPNQATPELFLEAVYLAYQRTWE; encoded by the coding sequence ATGGGGCTATTTAATCGCGTTAATCTGGAAACACCTGAAAGTGTTGAGTTAGAATTTAATCTAGCGGGTATAGGCAATCGTGCTTACGCCCTGTGTCTAGACTATCTGGTTTTAGGGATTGTTGTAATAGTAGTTTTAGTAGTTTGGGCTTTTGCTTATATTTATATACTTGATTTCTTACCTGAATTAGGAAAGTGGTTGTTGGCGGTTCAAATACTAATGGTATTCTTTTTTTATACGAGTTATTTTGTCTTTTTTGAAACCCTTTGGCAAGGACAAACCCCCGGTAAACGTTGGACTAAGATTCGAGTAATTAGTGATGATGGTACCGAGGTAAGTTTAACACAAAGTTTACTGAGAGCTTTACTTAGACCTATTGACGACTTATTTTTTATTGGTTCTTTTTTAATTGTATTTAGTAAGTCCGAAAAACGCTTAGGGGATTTAGTAGCGGGAACTCTAGTAGTAAAAGAGGAAAATAGTAAAACAAACCTTCAGATAGCGATCGCGCCTGAAACCCAACAACTAGCAGAGATCATCCAACAACGGACAGAAGTTTCCCAATTGCTACCGGAAGAGTTCGCCACGATTAGAGAATATCTACAGCGACGTCGGGATTTAACATCAGTAGCGAGAAATAGTATTGGTTACAAGCTAGCAGATCGGGTGATGAAATTGCTGGGTTTGGAAACAATACCCAATCAAGCAACTCCCGAATTGTTTCTAGAAGCAGTTTATTTAGCTTATCAACGTACTTGGGAATAA
- a CDS encoding Tic20 family protein — MSWRGSTDFKDRFFSALVYALPLIDVLPYSAGVLDLIPQLGFIYILINPLLTVYNALNSTIPFAGLIIFFALWLGVVRNQRISHFIRFNTMQAILIDIAIILFGLVLQVIIIGSGSGLIATTLSNVIFLGVLVACIYGIIQSALGSYAEIPTISEAAYSQVR, encoded by the coding sequence ATGAGTTGGCGCGGTTCCACAGATTTTAAAGACCGGTTTTTTAGCGCTCTGGTTTATGCACTTCCTCTAATTGATGTGTTACCCTATAGTGCAGGAGTACTAGACCTAATTCCACAGTTGGGATTTATCTACATTTTGATCAATCCTCTCTTGACTGTTTATAATGCCTTGAACTCTACTATACCCTTTGCTGGATTAATTATTTTCTTCGCTCTCTGGCTGGGGGTGGTTAGAAATCAGCGGATTAGTCATTTCATTCGCTTTAACACCATGCAAGCGATTTTAATCGATATCGCCATTATTTTGTTTGGTCTAGTTTTACAAGTTATCATAATTGGTTCAGGCTCGGGTTTAATTGCCACAACCTTAAGTAACGTCATATTTTTAGGTGTTTTAGTCGCTTGTATCTATGGGATAATTCAGTCTGCTTTGGGTAGCTACGCAGAAATACCAACTATTTCTGAAGCTGCTTATTCCCAAGTACGTTGA